In Streptomyces sp. RFCAC02, the following proteins share a genomic window:
- a CDS encoding DUF1266 domain-containing protein, protein MGTDGAAEGIPWQPPSAVEAALYEAALAEDWSAYFALLSGTDLFLPVSREIADATGGVRFIPFTDPRFKGPAMPVYTRGMLTAPTARRVHERTELALLARRWPRPARWLAVNPGTPLETFLPAAPRRWRKLARTAAPEPRLKTLWQGPRSGPLAHGMACDALMLVHNGLLWNQLGWQSSGYSEARKLLRRWWGVGSRREWQETAGRLLRCEILPPAWEYVLRVRQAMILESGRMPGAVQWRETAERVIVSRTAEVVDETGRPPGFDLDADLGLVQQLIGRVLRYEARFRADGLLAADECVRSVAAWDIGRASGVARWGVGAGFATPAEAETLLLRSGAAARQVHRSWSDFAAGYVLGRCLHFDSEEFGDWYTEMRDAHRLLSTEQDSPWLSVPWEQPAADRSER, encoded by the coding sequence ATGGGCACCGACGGGGCCGCGGAGGGCATACCGTGGCAGCCGCCTTCGGCGGTCGAGGCAGCACTGTACGAGGCCGCGCTCGCCGAGGACTGGTCCGCCTACTTCGCGCTCCTGTCCGGCACCGACCTGTTCCTGCCCGTCTCCCGCGAGATCGCCGACGCCACCGGCGGCGTCCGCTTCATCCCCTTCACCGACCCCCGGTTCAAGGGGCCGGCGATGCCCGTCTACACCCGGGGCATGCTGACCGCCCCCACCGCACGCCGCGTCCACGAACGCACTGAACTCGCCCTCCTCGCCCGGCGCTGGCCCCGCCCGGCCCGCTGGCTCGCCGTCAACCCGGGCACCCCCCTGGAGACGTTCCTCCCCGCCGCCCCGCGCCGCTGGCGCAAGCTCGCGCGGACGGCCGCCCCCGAGCCGCGGCTCAAGACCCTCTGGCAGGGTCCCCGTTCCGGCCCGCTCGCGCACGGCATGGCCTGCGACGCCCTCATGCTCGTGCACAACGGCCTCCTGTGGAATCAGCTCGGCTGGCAGAGCAGCGGCTACTCCGAGGCCAGGAAGCTGCTGCGCCGCTGGTGGGGCGTCGGCTCCCGCCGCGAGTGGCAGGAGACCGCCGGACGGCTCCTGCGCTGCGAGATCCTGCCCCCCGCCTGGGAGTACGTGCTGCGCGTGCGGCAGGCGATGATCCTGGAGTCCGGCCGGATGCCGGGGGCGGTCCAGTGGCGCGAGACGGCGGAGCGCGTCATCGTCTCCCGCACCGCCGAGGTCGTCGACGAGACGGGCCGGCCGCCCGGCTTCGACCTCGACGCGGACCTCGGCCTCGTGCAGCAGCTCATCGGCCGTGTCCTCCGCTACGAGGCGCGGTTCCGCGCGGACGGGCTGCTCGCCGCCGACGAGTGCGTCAGGTCCGTCGCCGCGTGGGACATCGGACGCGCCTCGGGCGTGGCCCGCTGGGGCGTCGGCGCGGGCTTCGCCACCCCGGCCGAGGCGGAGACGCTGCTGCTGCGCTCGGGAGCCGCCGCCCGCCAGGTGCACCGGTCCTGGTCGGACTTCGCCGCCGGGTACGTCCTCGGCCGCTGCCTCCACTTCGACAGCGAGGAGTTCGGTGACTGGTACACCGAGATGCGGGACGCCCACCGCCTGCTGTCCACCGAGCAGGACAGCCCGTGGCTCAGCGTCCCGTGGGAGCAGCCGGCGGCCGACCGCAGCGAGCGCTGA
- the trpB gene encoding tryptophan synthase subunit beta: MSARFFHPDPEATAFTAGGYFGAFGGTFIPEALRAAVDEVAAEYEKARNDPAFAAELDDLFQHYAGRPSPLTEVPRFAGHAGGARVFLKREDLNHTGSHKINNVLGQALLTRRMGKRRVIAETGAGQHGVATATACALLGLECTIYMGEIDTQRQALNVARMRILGAEVIPVTSGSRTLKDAVNEAFRAWVATVDDTHYLFGTVAGPHPFPALVRDFQRVIGVEARRQVQERAGRLPDAVVACVGGGSNAIGLFHAFIPDTGVRLIGCEAGGRGVESGEHAATLTVGEPGILHGSRSYVLQDDEGQITEPYSISAGLDYPGIGPEHSHLKDSGRAEYLAVTDDEAMQALRLLSRTEGIIPAIESAHALAGALAVGRELGEDGLVVVSLSGRGDKDMDTAARYFGLYDEENGR; the protein is encoded by the coding sequence ATGTCCGCACGCTTCTTCCATCCCGATCCCGAGGCCACGGCCTTCACGGCCGGCGGCTACTTCGGCGCCTTCGGCGGGACGTTCATCCCCGAGGCCCTGCGCGCCGCCGTCGACGAGGTCGCCGCGGAGTACGAGAAGGCGCGCAACGACCCCGCGTTCGCCGCCGAGCTGGACGACCTGTTCCAGCACTACGCCGGCCGCCCGAGCCCGCTCACCGAGGTGCCGAGGTTCGCCGGGCACGCCGGCGGCGCCCGCGTGTTCCTCAAGCGCGAGGACCTGAACCACACCGGCTCCCACAAGATCAACAACGTGCTCGGCCAGGCGCTCCTCACCCGCCGCATGGGCAAGCGCCGCGTCATCGCGGAGACCGGCGCCGGCCAGCACGGCGTGGCCACCGCCACCGCGTGCGCCCTCCTCGGTCTCGAATGCACCATCTACATGGGCGAGATCGACACGCAGCGACAGGCGCTCAACGTCGCCCGCATGCGCATCCTGGGCGCCGAGGTCATCCCCGTGACGTCCGGCAGCCGCACCCTCAAGGACGCGGTGAACGAGGCGTTCCGCGCCTGGGTCGCCACCGTGGACGACACGCACTACCTCTTCGGCACGGTCGCGGGTCCGCATCCGTTCCCCGCCCTGGTGCGCGACTTCCAGCGCGTCATCGGCGTCGAGGCGCGCCGCCAGGTGCAGGAGCGCGCCGGCCGTCTCCCGGACGCCGTGGTGGCGTGCGTCGGCGGCGGCTCGAACGCCATCGGCCTGTTCCACGCGTTCATCCCGGACACCGGCGTGCGGCTCATCGGCTGCGAGGCCGGCGGCCGCGGCGTCGAGTCCGGCGAGCACGCTGCGACGCTGACCGTCGGCGAGCCGGGCATCCTGCACGGTTCGCGGTCCTACGTCCTGCAGGACGACGAGGGGCAGATCACCGAGCCGTACTCCATCTCCGCCGGCCTCGACTACCCGGGCATCGGCCCGGAGCACTCGCACCTGAAGGACAGCGGGCGGGCCGAGTACCTCGCCGTCACCGACGACGAGGCGATGCAGGCGCTGCGCCTGCTGTCCCGCACCGAGGGCATCATCCCGGCCATCGAGTCCGCGCACGCCCTCGCCGGCGCCCTGGCCGTCGGCCGCGAGCTGGGCGAGGACGGGCTCGTCGTCGTCAGCCTCTCCGGCCGCGGCGACAAGGACATGGACACCGCCGCCCGCTACTTCGGGCTCTACGACGAGGAGAACGGCCGATGA
- a CDS encoding VIT1/CCC1 transporter family protein: protein MSVSAEAHHSHRDVNGGWLRPSVFGAMDGLVSNLGLIAGVAGSSASSRAVAVAGLAGLAAGAFSMAAGEYTSVASQRELVEAEIEVERRELRRHPADELAELTDVYIRRGVEPELAREVARQLSADPEQALEIHAREELGVDPGDLPSPTVAAVSSFGSFAVGAVLPLLPYLLGATALWPAVAVALVGLFLCGAVVARLTARPWWFSGLRQLVLGAAAAGVTYGLGALFGTALE from the coding sequence GTGTCCGTCTCCGCCGAAGCGCACCACAGCCACCGCGACGTGAACGGCGGCTGGCTCCGCCCCTCCGTGTTCGGAGCCATGGACGGCCTGGTCTCCAACCTCGGCCTCATCGCCGGCGTCGCCGGCAGCTCGGCGTCCTCCCGCGCCGTCGCGGTCGCGGGCCTCGCCGGGCTCGCGGCCGGCGCGTTCTCCATGGCGGCCGGCGAGTACACCTCCGTCGCCTCCCAGCGCGAGCTGGTGGAGGCCGAGATAGAGGTCGAACGACGGGAGCTGCGCCGGCACCCCGCCGACGAGCTGGCGGAGCTCACCGACGTCTACATCCGGCGCGGCGTCGAGCCCGAGCTGGCCCGCGAGGTCGCCCGCCAGCTCTCCGCCGACCCCGAACAGGCCCTGGAGATCCACGCCCGCGAGGAGCTGGGCGTCGATCCGGGCGACCTGCCGTCCCCCACCGTCGCCGCCGTCTCGTCCTTCGGCTCCTTCGCGGTGGGCGCGGTCCTGCCCCTCCTGCCCTACCTGCTCGGCGCCACGGCCCTGTGGCCGGCGGTCGCCGTGGCGCTCGTCGGGCTCTTCCTGTGCGGCGCGGTCGTCGCCCGGCTGACGGCCCGCCCGTGGTGGTTCAGCGGGCTGCGGCAGCTCGTCCTGGGCGCCGCGGCGGCCGGCGTCACCTACGGGCTCGGCGCGCTCTTCGGCACCGCGCTGGAGTAG
- a CDS encoding thioredoxin domain-containing protein — protein sequence MSEKNREGKRSARERLRAEREREAAGARRTRTVKVGGVAVVALAAAAGIGVVAAGGGDEADNGGGSAEPIVVGRTDAPATLTVYEDFRCPACGQFEQTFRDTIHELTDTGSLRVEYHTVSIIDGNIGGDGSKNAANAAACARDAGAFAAYHDTLFAHQPSERDDAFADKDHLIDLAADIEGLDTPVFRDCVEQGTHDSWVNRVNSDFMQSDFNATPTVLLDGEDIYGSDASVALTPDTLRTRVEELAGA from the coding sequence GTGAGTGAGAAGAACCGAGAAGGCAAGCGCAGCGCCCGGGAACGGCTCCGGGCGGAACGGGAACGCGAGGCCGCCGGCGCGCGCCGGACCCGCACGGTCAAGGTCGGCGGCGTCGCCGTCGTCGCCCTCGCCGCGGCGGCCGGCATCGGCGTCGTGGCCGCCGGCGGCGGTGACGAGGCCGACAACGGCGGCGGATCCGCCGAACCGATCGTCGTCGGCCGTACCGACGCCCCGGCCACCCTCACCGTCTACGAGGACTTCCGCTGCCCCGCCTGCGGCCAGTTCGAGCAGACCTTCCGCGACACGATCCACGAGCTGACGGACACCGGATCCCTGCGCGTCGAGTACCACACCGTCTCCATCATCGACGGCAACATCGGCGGCGACGGCTCCAAGAACGCGGCCAACGCCGCCGCCTGCGCCCGCGACGCCGGCGCCTTCGCCGCCTACCACGACACGCTCTTCGCGCACCAGCCGTCCGAGCGGGACGACGCGTTCGCCGACAAGGACCATCTCATCGACCTGGCCGCCGACATCGAGGGGCTGGACACCCCGGTCTTCCGCGACTGCGTCGAGCAGGGCACCCACGACTCCTGGGTGAACCGCGTCAACTCCGACTTCATGCAGTCCGACTTCAACGCGACGCCCACCGTCCTCCTCGACGGCGAGGACATCTACGGGAGCGACGCGTCGGTGGCCCTGACCCCCGACACCCTCCGCACCCGCGTCGAGGAGCTGGCCGGCGCCTGA
- the trpA gene encoding tryptophan synthase subunit alpha, translating to MSGAGTGPTTPLPGERGLTAALAAARAEDRAALIGYFPAGYPTVDDGIEAAVAMAEGGCDVIEIGLPYSDPVLDGPVIQHADVVALRGGVRIADVIRTVGEVHRRTGVPVLCMTYWNPVDRYGAARFAGELAAVGGAGCILPDLPVEESAEWRKAAAEHGLATVFVVAPSTRDERLGAVTAAGSGFVYAASVMGITGLRASVGDRAADLVRRTKGVTDLPVCVGLGVSDRAQAAEVASFADGVIVGTAFIRRYDEAGDDRAAAPAGVRALAADLAAGTRRTG from the coding sequence ATGAGCGGCGCCGGCACCGGACCCACCACCCCCCTGCCGGGCGAGCGCGGACTCACCGCCGCCCTGGCCGCGGCCCGCGCCGAGGACCGCGCCGCGCTGATCGGCTACTTCCCGGCCGGCTACCCGACCGTGGACGACGGCATCGAGGCGGCCGTCGCCATGGCCGAGGGCGGCTGCGACGTCATCGAGATCGGCCTGCCGTACAGCGACCCGGTGCTCGACGGCCCCGTCATCCAGCACGCGGACGTCGTGGCCCTGCGCGGCGGCGTCCGGATCGCCGACGTGATCCGCACGGTCGGGGAGGTCCACCGCAGGACCGGGGTTCCCGTCCTGTGCATGACGTACTGGAACCCGGTCGACCGCTACGGCGCCGCCCGCTTCGCCGGGGAACTGGCCGCGGTGGGCGGCGCGGGCTGCATCCTGCCCGACCTGCCCGTCGAGGAGTCGGCCGAGTGGCGCAAGGCCGCCGCCGAACACGGCCTCGCCACCGTCTTCGTCGTCGCGCCGAGCACGCGGGACGAGCGGCTCGGGGCCGTCACGGCGGCCGGCAGCGGCTTCGTGTACGCGGCGTCCGTCATGGGCATCACCGGCCTGCGCGCCTCGGTGGGCGACCGGGCGGCCGACCTCGTGCGCCGCACCAAGGGCGTGACGGATCTGCCGGTGTGCGTCGGCCTCGGTGTCTCCGACCGCGCACAGGCGGCGGAGGTCGCCTCCTTCGCGGACGGCGTGATCGTCGGAACGGCGTTCATCCGCCGGTACGACGAGGCCGGTGACGACCGGGCCGCCGCCCCCGCGGGCGTCCGCGCGCTGGCCGCCGACCTGGCCGCCGGCACCCGCCGCACCGGCTGA
- the gltB gene encoding glutamate synthase large subunit, protein MYDPRDEHDACGVGFVATLTGEAGHELVDQALTVLRNLEHRGATGSDPDTGDGAGILLQVPDAFLREAVPFALPAAGAYAVGMAFLPADAPGADAATARIEAIAAEQGLTVLGWREVPVAPQLLGAAARETMPSFRHLFVADAAGERTGLDLDRLVFVLRKRAEREVGVYFPSLSARTLVYKGMLTTGQLEPFFPDLSDRRLTSAIALVHSRFSTNTFPSWPLAHPYRFVAHNGEINTVRGNRNWMRARESQLMSDLFGGPDQLEKVFPVCTPDASDSASFDEVLELLHLGGRSLPHSVLMMVPEAWENHTSMDPARRAFYRFHSTIMEPWDGPACVAFSDGTQVGAVLDRNGLRPGRYWVTDDGLVVLSSEVGVLDIDPARIVRKGRLQPGRMFLVDTAERRIIEDDEIKDALAAEHPYGEWLDAGVIELADLPEREHVVHTHASVTRRQQTFGYTEEELRVLLTPMARTGAEPIGSMGTDSPIAALSDRPRLIFDYFTQLFAQVTNPPLDAIREELVTSLRSALGPQGNLLAAGPASCRTVTLPFPVIDNDELAKLIHINADGDLPGFAAATISGLYRVGGGGEALAQRLADISAEVDAAIADGARIIVLSDRHSDAEHAPIPSLLLTSSVHHHLIRTKQRTQVGLLVEAGDVREVHHVALLVGYGAAAVNPYLAMESVEDLVARGTYLPGIEANDAIRNLIKALGKGVLKVMSKMGISTVASYRGAQVFEAVGLDEGFVDAYFHGTTTKIGGAGLDVIAREVAARHAKAYPASGVAPAHRNLEIGGEYQWRREGEPHLFDPETVFRLQHSTRQRRYDIFRQYTSRVNEQSERLMTLRGLFRLRDGERAPVPIEEVEPVAEIVKRFSTGAMSYGSISKEAHETLAIAMNQLGGKSNTGEGGEDSDRLVDPRRRSAIKQVASGRFGVTSEYLVNADDIQIKMAQGAKPGEGGQLPGHKVYPWVAKTRHSTPGVGLISPPPHHDIYSIEDLAQLIHDLKNANPAARIHVKLVSEVGVGTVAAGVSKAHADVVLISGHDGGTGASPLTSLKHAGGPWELGLAETQQTLLLNGLRDRIVVQTDGQLKTGRDVVIAALLGAEEFGFATAPLVVSGCILMRVCHLDTCPVGIATQNPVLRERFSGKPEFVVNFFEFIAEEVRELLAELGFRTLEEAVGHAELLDVTRAVDHWKAQGLDLAPLLYVPELPGGTARHRTTEQDHGLAKALDNELIRLAADALSAEAAEAAHPVRAQVAVRNINRTVGTMLGHEVTKRFGGAGLPDDTIDITFTGSAGQSFGAFVPRGVTLRLEGDANDYVGKGLSGGRLVVRPDRGADHLPEFSTIAGNTIAYGATGGEVFLRGRVGERFCVRNSGALVVAEGVGDHGCEYMTGGQAVVLGATGRNFAAGMSGGTAYLIDLDPANVNTGMVAVEELDDGDRAWLHEVVRRHADETGSTVAAGLLADWETAVTRFSKIMPTTYKAVLAAKDAAERAGLSESETHEKMMEAASHG, encoded by the coding sequence ATGTACGACCCTCGTGACGAGCACGACGCCTGCGGTGTCGGCTTCGTCGCGACGCTCACCGGCGAGGCCGGCCATGAGCTGGTCGATCAGGCGCTGACCGTCCTGCGGAACCTCGAACACCGCGGCGCCACCGGGTCCGATCCGGACACCGGCGACGGAGCCGGCATCCTCCTGCAGGTGCCGGACGCCTTCCTCCGCGAGGCCGTGCCCTTCGCACTGCCCGCGGCCGGCGCCTATGCGGTCGGCATGGCGTTCCTCCCGGCCGACGCCCCCGGCGCCGACGCCGCGACCGCCCGGATCGAGGCCATTGCGGCCGAGCAGGGCCTCACCGTCCTCGGCTGGCGCGAGGTGCCCGTCGCCCCGCAGCTCCTCGGCGCCGCGGCCCGCGAGACGATGCCGTCGTTCCGCCACCTGTTCGTCGCAGACGCCGCCGGCGAGCGGACCGGCCTCGACCTCGACCGGCTCGTCTTCGTGCTGCGCAAGCGGGCCGAGCGCGAGGTCGGCGTCTACTTCCCGTCGCTCTCCGCGCGCACGCTCGTCTACAAGGGCATGCTCACCACAGGGCAGCTCGAGCCGTTCTTCCCGGACCTCTCCGACCGGCGGCTGACCAGCGCCATCGCCCTCGTGCACTCCCGCTTCTCCACCAACACGTTCCCGAGCTGGCCGCTCGCACACCCCTACCGGTTCGTCGCCCACAACGGCGAGATCAACACCGTCAGGGGCAACCGCAACTGGATGCGCGCCCGCGAGTCGCAGCTCATGAGCGACCTGTTCGGCGGCCCGGACCAGCTCGAGAAGGTCTTCCCCGTCTGCACGCCCGACGCGTCCGACTCCGCGAGCTTCGACGAGGTCCTCGAACTGCTGCACCTCGGCGGCCGCTCCCTGCCGCACTCGGTGCTGATGATGGTGCCCGAGGCGTGGGAGAACCACACGTCGATGGACCCGGCCCGCCGCGCGTTCTACCGCTTCCACTCCACGATCATGGAGCCCTGGGACGGCCCCGCCTGTGTCGCGTTCAGCGACGGCACGCAGGTCGGCGCCGTCCTCGACCGCAACGGTCTGCGTCCCGGCCGCTACTGGGTCACCGACGACGGCCTCGTCGTGCTGTCCTCCGAGGTCGGCGTCCTCGACATCGACCCCGCCCGCATCGTGCGCAAGGGCCGCCTCCAGCCGGGCCGTATGTTCCTCGTCGACACCGCCGAGCGGCGCATCATCGAGGACGACGAGATCAAGGACGCGCTGGCCGCCGAGCACCCGTACGGCGAGTGGCTTGACGCCGGTGTCATCGAGCTGGCCGACCTGCCCGAGCGCGAGCACGTCGTCCACACCCACGCGTCCGTCACGCGCCGCCAGCAGACCTTCGGCTACACGGAGGAGGAGCTGCGCGTCCTGCTCACGCCGATGGCCCGCACCGGCGCCGAGCCCATCGGCTCGATGGGCACCGACAGCCCCATCGCGGCGCTCTCCGACCGTCCGCGGCTGATCTTCGACTACTTCACCCAGCTCTTCGCGCAGGTCACGAATCCGCCGCTGGACGCGATCCGCGAGGAGCTGGTCACCTCCCTGCGCTCCGCCCTCGGCCCCCAGGGCAACCTGCTCGCGGCAGGACCCGCGTCCTGCCGCACCGTGACGCTGCCGTTCCCGGTGATCGACAACGACGAGCTGGCCAAGCTCATCCACATCAACGCGGACGGCGACCTGCCCGGTTTCGCCGCCGCGACCATCTCCGGCCTCTACCGCGTCGGCGGCGGCGGCGAGGCGCTGGCCCAGCGGCTGGCCGACATCAGCGCCGAGGTGGACGCGGCCATCGCCGACGGCGCCCGCATCATCGTGCTGTCCGACCGCCACTCCGACGCCGAGCACGCGCCCATCCCGTCGCTGCTGCTGACCTCCTCCGTGCACCACCACCTCATCCGCACCAAGCAGCGGACGCAGGTCGGTCTGCTCGTCGAGGCCGGCGACGTGCGCGAGGTCCACCACGTGGCCCTGCTCGTCGGGTACGGCGCCGCCGCCGTCAACCCGTACCTCGCCATGGAGTCCGTCGAGGACCTCGTCGCCCGCGGCACCTACCTGCCCGGCATCGAGGCGAACGACGCCATCCGCAACCTCATCAAGGCCCTCGGCAAGGGCGTCCTCAAGGTCATGTCCAAGATGGGCATCTCCACGGTCGCCTCCTACCGCGGCGCCCAGGTCTTCGAGGCCGTCGGCCTCGACGAGGGCTTCGTCGACGCCTACTTCCACGGCACCACCACCAAGATCGGCGGCGCCGGCCTCGACGTGATCGCCCGCGAGGTCGCCGCCCGTCACGCCAAGGCGTACCCGGCCTCCGGCGTCGCCCCCGCGCACCGGAACCTGGAGATCGGCGGCGAGTACCAGTGGCGGCGCGAGGGCGAGCCGCACCTGTTCGACCCGGAGACCGTCTTCCGCCTCCAGCACTCGACGCGGCAGCGGCGCTACGACATCTTCCGCCAGTACACGTCGCGCGTGAACGAGCAGTCGGAGCGCCTGATGACGCTGCGCGGCCTGTTCCGGCTGCGTGACGGCGAGCGGGCGCCCGTGCCGATCGAGGAGGTCGAGCCGGTCGCCGAGATCGTCAAGCGGTTCTCCACCGGCGCGATGAGCTACGGCTCCATCTCCAAGGAGGCCCACGAGACGCTCGCCATCGCCATGAACCAGCTCGGCGGCAAGTCGAACACCGGTGAGGGCGGCGAGGACTCCGACCGCCTGGTGGACCCGCGCCGCCGCAGCGCGATCAAGCAGGTCGCGTCCGGCCGGTTCGGCGTCACCAGCGAGTACCTGGTCAACGCGGACGACATCCAGATCAAGATGGCCCAGGGCGCAAAGCCCGGCGAGGGCGGCCAGCTCCCCGGCCACAAGGTCTACCCGTGGGTCGCGAAGACCCGGCACTCCACGCCGGGCGTCGGCCTGATCTCGCCGCCGCCGCACCACGACATCTACTCGATCGAGGACCTGGCGCAGCTCATCCACGACCTGAAGAACGCCAACCCGGCGGCCCGCATCCACGTGAAGCTAGTCTCCGAGGTCGGTGTCGGCACCGTCGCCGCCGGTGTGTCGAAGGCGCACGCCGACGTGGTGCTGATCTCGGGCCACGACGGCGGCACCGGCGCCTCGCCGCTCACCTCGCTCAAGCACGCGGGCGGCCCCTGGGAGCTCGGCCTCGCCGAGACCCAGCAGACGCTGCTGCTCAACGGGCTGCGCGACCGCATCGTCGTCCAGACCGACGGCCAGCTGAAGACGGGGCGCGACGTCGTCATCGCCGCGCTGCTCGGCGCCGAGGAGTTCGGCTTCGCGACCGCGCCGCTCGTCGTCTCCGGCTGCATCCTCATGCGGGTGTGCCACCTGGACACCTGCCCGGTCGGCATCGCCACGCAGAACCCGGTGCTGCGCGAGCGCTTCTCGGGCAAGCCCGAGTTCGTCGTGAACTTCTTCGAGTTCATCGCCGAGGAGGTCAGGGAGCTGCTCGCCGAGCTGGGCTTCCGCACCCTGGAGGAGGCCGTCGGCCACGCCGAGCTGCTGGACGTCACCCGGGCCGTCGACCACTGGAAGGCGCAGGGTCTGGACCTCGCCCCGCTGCTGTACGTCCCCGAGCTGCCCGGGGGCACCGCCCGGCACCGCACCACCGAGCAGGACCACGGGCTGGCCAAGGCGCTGGACAACGAGCTGATCCGGCTCGCGGCCGACGCCCTGTCGGCCGAGGCGGCCGAGGCGGCCCACCCGGTCCGCGCCCAGGTCGCCGTCCGCAACATCAACCGGACCGTCGGCACCATGCTGGGGCACGAGGTGACGAAGCGGTTCGGCGGCGCGGGACTGCCGGACGACACCATCGACATCACGTTCACCGGCTCGGCGGGCCAGTCGTTCGGCGCCTTCGTGCCGCGCGGCGTGACCCTGCGCCTGGAGGGCGACGCCAACGACTACGTCGGCAAGGGCCTCTCCGGCGGCCGGCTCGTGGTGCGTCCCGACCGGGGCGCCGACCACCTGCCGGAGTTCTCCACGATCGCGGGCAACACCATCGCGTACGGGGCGACCGGCGGCGAGGTGTTCCTGCGCGGCCGGGTCGGCGAGCGGTTCTGCGTCCGCAACTCGGGCGCGCTGGTCGTCGCCGAGGGCGTCGGGGACCACGGCTGCGAGTACATGACCGGCGGACAGGCCGTCGTGCTCGGCGCCACGGGGCGGAACTTCGCGGCCGGCATGTCCGGCGGCACCGCCTACCTGATCGACCTCGACCCGGCGAACGTCAACACCGGCATGGTCGCCGTCGAGGAGCTCGACGACGGCGACCGCGCGTGGCTGCACGAGGTGGTGCGCCGCCACGCGGACGAGACGGGGTCGACCGTCGCCGCCGGGCTGCTGGCGGACTGGGAGACCGCGGTCACCCGCTTCAGCAAGATCATGCCCACCACCTACAAGGCCGTGCTCGCCGCCAAGGACGCCGCCGAGCGGGCCGGACTCTCCGAGTCCGAGACCCACGAGAAGATGATGGAGGCGGCGTCCCATGGCTGA
- the lgt gene encoding prolipoprotein diacylglyceryl transferase, with product MEILASIPSPGESEIHLGPLPLRGYALCIIIGVFLAIWLGGRRWVERGGRQGTVADIAVWAVPSGLVGARVYHVVTDHQLYFGEGRDWVDAFKIWDGGIGIWGAIAGGALGVWVACRRRGIALPPMADAIAPGIAFAQAIGRWGNWFNQELYGRPTDLPWAVEIDNGLDSGTFHPTFLYESLWCLGVGALVLWADRRFRLGHGRAFALYVAAYTAGRFWIESIRIDEAHHILGLRLNEWTSVFVFAAAVVYLVVSARRVPGREEAVEPDAGTDAPDGAAGAADDPAADTAEGTERTVDFAKRGDPEGDGTPADAETVTATKAGAGDGDADPASVKPA from the coding sequence ATGGAGATCCTGGCCTCGATTCCCAGCCCCGGCGAGAGCGAGATCCACCTCGGACCGCTGCCGCTGCGTGGGTACGCGCTGTGCATCATCATCGGCGTCTTCCTCGCCATCTGGCTCGGCGGCAGGCGCTGGGTCGAACGGGGAGGCAGGCAGGGGACGGTCGCCGACATCGCCGTCTGGGCGGTCCCGTCCGGGCTCGTCGGCGCACGTGTCTACCACGTCGTCACCGACCACCAGCTCTACTTCGGCGAGGGCCGCGACTGGGTCGACGCGTTCAAGATCTGGGACGGCGGCATCGGCATCTGGGGCGCCATCGCCGGCGGCGCCCTCGGCGTGTGGGTCGCGTGCCGCCGCCGGGGCATCGCCCTGCCGCCCATGGCCGACGCCATCGCCCCCGGCATCGCCTTCGCCCAGGCCATCGGCCGCTGGGGCAACTGGTTCAACCAGGAGCTGTACGGCCGCCCCACGGACCTGCCGTGGGCCGTCGAGATCGACAACGGCCTCGACAGCGGGACCTTCCACCCCACCTTCCTGTACGAGTCGCTGTGGTGCCTGGGCGTGGGGGCGCTGGTGCTGTGGGCCGACCGCAGGTTCCGGCTCGGGCACGGGCGGGCGTTCGCCCTCTACGTCGCGGCGTACACGGCCGGCCGGTTCTGGATCGAGTCCATCCGGATCGACGAGGCGCACCACATCCTCGGCCTGCGCCTGAACGAGTGGACGTCCGTCTTCGTCTTCGCCGCGGCCGTCGTCTACCTGGTCGTGTCGGCCCGGCGGGTGCCGGGCCGTGAGGAGGCGGTCGAGCCCGACGCCGGTACCGACGCGCCGGACGGTGCCGCCGGGGCGGCGGACGACCCGGCGGCGGACACCGCCGAGGGCACGGAGCGGACCGTCGACTTCGCGAAGCGGGGGGATCCGGAGGGCGACGGCACCCCGGCCGATGCCGAGACCGTCACCGCGACCAAGGCCGGAGCCGGGGACGGCGACGCCGACCCGGCGTCCGTGAAGCCCGCCTGA